TAAAGGTCAGCTGTACGAACCTATGGACTCGGACCAGGTGATGTACTACCGCGAGGATATCAAGGGACAGATTCTCGAGGAGGGCATCAACGAGGCGGGTGCGATGTCTTCCTGGATTGCCGCAGGCTCGGCCTACAGTGCACATGGTGTCAGCATGATTCCGTTCTATATCTACTACTCGATGTTTGGCTTCCAACGTATCGGTGACCTGGCATGGGCAGCCGGCGATATGCAGGTACGTGGGTTCCTGATGGGTGGAACAGCGGGTCGCACCACACTCGCTGGCGAGGGCCTACAGCACCAGGACGGTCATAGCCTGGTTGTCGCCGGGACGATTCCAAACTGCGTATCCTACGATCCGACTTTCGCCTACGAGCTTGCGGTCATAATCCACGACGGGATGAAACGCATGTATCAGCTGAAGGAAAATGTCTTCTATTACATTTCGGTCATGAACGAGAATTATCTGCATCCGGCGATGCCCAAGGATTCGGAAGAGGGCATTATCAAGGGTCTCTATTGCCTTGAAGAGGGTGAACAGCGAGGTCTCAAGGTGCAATTAATGGGATCAGGCACGATCTTGCGCGAAGTCATCGCTGCTGCTGAACTCCTGAAAAAAGATTTCAAGATTAATGCCGACGTCTGGAGTGTCACCAGCGTTAACGAACTCGCTCGCGAGGCCAAGAGCTGCGCGCGCTGGAACAAACTGCATCCAACCAAAAAGGCGCGTCAAAGTTATCTTGAAACCCAGATGCGGGGGCGCAAGGGGCCGGTTATCATCTCGACCGATTATATTCGTGCCTATGCCGAACAGATACGTGAATTTGTCTGGTCACGATTCGTCAGTCTCGGTACCGATGGCTTCGGTCGCAGTGATACCCGTGAGAACCTGCGCATCTTCTTTGAAGTTAATCGCTACTACATCGTGGTCGCTGCATTGAAGGCCTTGAGCGACGACGGCGACATTGAAAGCAAGGTCGTGCAGCAGGCGATCAAGAAGTACGGCATAGACCCTGAAAAACCTAATCCGGTGACGGTTTAGGCCGGCCAGCAGGAGCATTCAAGTGGCAGAGAATAAAACGATAACGCTTCCCGACGTCGGTGACTTTCAGGATATCGAGATTATAGAAATACTCGTTGCCGCTGGAGACGAAGTCGAAGCCGAACAGTCAATCATCGTACTGGAATCAGACAAGGCGACAATGGAGATACCGACTCCTTACGATGGCACCATCGAATCGATACTGGTTAGCGTCGGAGACCGACTTAACGAGGGCGATAAAATTGCAACACTGAGCGCGAGTGATGGTGCCACAGAAGCGCAAGCAGCTGAGAGTGCACCAGCGTCGGTCAAGGATTCAGCACCGGCTACAGCAGCTGTGCCGGATTCCGCGCCCGTGCCGGAGGTTCGTGACGCCGCGCCGTCGACGCCCGACCCCAGTTTCGCAAAAGCCGAAGCCAGCCCCGGAAAAACGATGCGACCACACCCGGGAACGGGAGTCGACCAGGCAGATAGCTCGCGCAACACGATGATACATGCCAGTCCGTCAATTCGCAGGTACGCGCGTGAACTGGGAGTTAACCTGGAACAGGTCATTGCCAGCGGTGCCAAGGGCCGTATCGTCAAGGCCGACGTCAAGGCTTTCGTTAAATCAGCCATGACCGGTAGTGCTGCTCCGGGCGCAACCGGCATCAGTGTCGGCAGCATCCCCGAAGTCGATCATTCCAAGTTTGGTGAAATCGAGACGGTTGCGCTGAGCCGGATCCAGAAGATCTCGGGCGCACATCTGCATCGCAGCTGGGTTAACGTCCCCCACGTTACCCAGTTCGATGACGCTGATATCACCGAGCTCGAAGCCTTCCGCAAGTCACTCGCGAAAGAGGCGGAAAAGAAATCCGTGCGCCTGACGCCACTGGTCTTTTTAATGAAAGCAGTGGTCAGCGCACTACAGGAGTTTCCGACCTTTAATGCGTCGCTCGATGCACGTGGTGAAAACCTGATACTGAAAAAATATTTTCATATCGGTATTGCTGTAGATACACCCAGTGGCCTCGTGGTTCCGGTGGTCCGCGATGTCGACCAGAAAGGCCTGTTTGAACTGGCCGCTGAGCTCGGAGAAGTGTCGCTACGCGCGCGCGACGGTAAATTGTCGCCGACGGATATGCAGGGGGGCTGTTTCACGATCTCGAGCCTGGGCGGAATCGGTGGAACTTATTTTACGCCCATCGTCAATGCGCCCGAAGTCGCCATACTCGGCGTTTCGCGATCAAAAATGCAACCGGTTTACCTTGACGGCGAGTTTGAGCCGCGTCTAATCTTGCCGCTTGGCCTGTCTTATGATCATCGGGTTATCGATGGCGCCCAGGCAGCGCGTTTTACCACTTTCCTGAGCCAGGTGATCTCGGACATCAGAAGGATACTTTTATAATCATGAGCGAAAAAGAGCTATTACTGCCGGATATCGGTGATTTTGAAAACGTCGAAGTTATCGAGATGCACGTTGCGGTGGGGGACACGGTCAAGATTGAAGATCCCCTGCTAACCCTCGAATCGGACAAGGCGACGATGGATATCCCGTCTCCTTTTGCCGGGACCATAAAACAGTTGAACGTCGCGGTCGGGGATAAAATTTCCGAGGGCGGTAAACTCGGCCTGATTGAAACCTCTGCCGCGGCTTCCGGGTCGAAGCTTGATGCAAAGTCGGCGAAATCAGAAGCGGCCAAGCAACCGCCCGCGAAGGCCGAAAAGGCGGCACCTGCCGCGCCAGGTAATGCCGATATCGATGCGGAATTGGTTGTTCTGGGCGCCGGCCCGGGCGGCTATACCGCGGCTTTTCGCGCTGCCGACCTGGGCAAAAAAGTCGTTTTAATCGAGCGTTACGAATCGCTCGGTGGCGTGTGTTTGAATGTTGGCTGTATTCCGTCGAAGGCACTCTTACATACGGCACAAATCATTAACGAAGCCGACCACATGAAGGCTAACGGGGTCACTTTCGGTAAGCCCAAGATCGATCTGCCCGGAATTAACCAATTTAAAAGCAAGGTAGTCGGGAAGCTCACGGGTGGCCTGTCGGGTCTTGCCAGGCAACGCAAGGTAACGGTAGTGCATGGCGTCGCGGAATTTATTGACAAGAACAATATTCAGGTTGATAAAAATGGCGCAGTAACCCGTATCAAATTCGAACACTGCATTATTGCTGCGGGATCGCAGCCGACCGAGATACCGCCGTTCCCAAATGACGATCCGCGCCTGATGGATTCTACCGACGCCCTTGAATTAAACGATGTTCCAAAAAAACTGTTGATTGTCGGTGGTGGCATAATCGGACTGGAAATGGCGACTGTCTACCATGCCTTGGGTTCAGAAATTACGGTCGTAGAATTCATGGATACTCTGATTCCTGGATGTGACAAGGACCTGCTGCGAGGTTTAACCAAGATTATATCGAAACGTTACAAGGCAATTCTTCTCAACACCAAGGTTTCCGCGATCAAGGCGCAGAAGAACGGCCTCAAAGTAAGTTTCGAAGGTGACAAGGCGCCTGCACCGGCTCTATTCAACAAGGTGCTGGTAGCGGTAGGTCGTCGTCCCAACGGCAATAAAATCGGGGCCGACAAGGCGGGTGTTAATGTCGACGAAGCGGGTTTTATTGCAGTGGACAAGCAGATGCGAACCAACGTCCCCAATATATTTGCGATTGGCGATATCGTCGGCAATCCCATGTTGGCGCACAAGGCGACGCATGAAGGCAAGGTTGCAGCGGAAGTAATCGCCGGTATGAAGTCCTATTTCGAGCCGTTGACGATTCCTTCCGTGGCCTACACCGATCCCGAGGTTGCCTGGATGGGATTGAGTGAAGCTGACGCCAAGGCGCAGGGTATCGAGTATGAAAAAGGGGCTTTTCCGTGGGCCGCAAGCGGTCGTTCGCTGGGTATCGACCGGGACGAAGGCATGACAAAAGTAATATTTGACAAGGAAAGTAAACGCATTCTCGGGGCTGGTATCGTGGGTCCAAACGCGGGTGAGTTGATTGCCGAGACTGTGCTGGCCCTGGAGATGGGTGCCGATGCCGAGGATATCGGCCTGACGATCCATCCGCACCCGACGCTATCTGAAACTTTCAATTTTGCGGCAGAAATGGCCGAAGGCACCATTACCGACCTCTATATACCGCGCAAGAAATAGTCCCGATTCACTGACCGTAATTCTTCACGGAGCGGCAGCAAAATGGCGGAACTTCACTTCACCTCGAACGGCAGCGGTCAACCATTAGTTGTTCTGCATGGCTTGTTTGGCTCTGGCAAGAACTGGCAAACGCACGCGCGCCAGTTCGCCAGTCGCTACCGGGTTGTAACCATTGATCTGCGCAACCATGGCGACTCCTTCCATGCCGATGAAATGAACTACCCGGTGATGGCCAACGATGTTGAGGCGTTGTTGCGTCAGCTAGATATCGACAAATGTTACATTCTGGGCCATAGCATGGGCGGTAAGGTTGCGATGGCCCTGGCCTTGCAGAACACGGATCTTTTTGCGGCCATGATTGTCGCCGACATAGCCCCGGTCGCTTATTTCCACCACTACGACGACCTGATTGATCCGATTCTGGCACTGCGTCTGGATCGACTGGAATCGCGCGCCGAGGCCGATCAGTTGCTTCGTCAAAATATTCCCGAAGACCAGCTGCGTGCATTTTTATTGCAGAATTTGATCCGTGAATCCAGTGGTTGGCGCTGGCGAGTCAACTGGCAGGTTATCCAGCGAGACATTGAATGGCTGACCGGGTTCATCGATTTACCGGCAGATGAAGTCATCGAGGTACCGACCTTATTTCTGCGTGGCGAAAAGTCGGACTATATTGGTGACGCCGAAATCGAGGTCATCAATCGGATATTCAGCAAGCCGTCGATTACTACCATCGAGGATGCGGGTCACTGGCTGCACGCCGAAAATCCGGATGCTTTTAGCAGTGCGGTGCTCGATTTTCTGCAACTCAACTAGTATTCAAGAATAAGCGCGCCGCGCCGATACATCGACTAGTTTCGAAACTGACTGGTTGCCGATGGCCCTTAGATTAATTGCGCTTTTCATTCTCCTGCCGGGCCTTTGTGCACCGGCACAGGCGCTCGAGCGTCGCTACCAGGCCTCGATGGATGTTTCCCAATGGACCCTGAGTCAGAATAGCGCGATCGGTTGCCGGATTGAGCACCAGATTCCGCGTTTTGGACGTGCTGTTTTTACCCAGGAAGCGGGTCGAGGATTGAAACTCGAGCTCGATACCTCGCATCGGTTCGCGAAAGGCATTAATGTCGAGCTGCGTTCGGAGGCTAACGCCTGGAATGCCAGTGGTACCCGTGCTGTTCTGGCTCGCTTCGAGACCAGTGGTCGAAAAGGGCTGTTCAAAATTCCCTCTACCATCGCCGAGCAAGCCTACTTCGAATTGCGCAAAGGGTACCAGCCCGGATTTCTTTTCTACGATGACCAGCCGATGATTGCGTCGCTGTCGAGCGTCAGATTCGGTGAAGTCGAGACCGAGTTTAACCAGTGTGTCGCGCGGCTATACCGGCATAACTTCAACGACGTGCGCGTCAGCAGCATTCATTTCGAGCCCGATAACGAGTTTGCCAGTATCCGCGAAGAAGAATCCGCTTTTGTCAATATGCTGGACTACCTGAAGGTTGATAGCGCGATTTCTGAAATCGTCGTGACCGGTCATACCGACAATACGGGGTTGGCCTGTTATAACGATGGGCTGTCCGAACGTCGCGCCTGGTATGTGTACGATTTACTGATTGCTCGCGGTATAGATTCGAAGCTTCTGCGTGTGGACTACGTCGGTGAACAAAACCCTGCGCGTAATGGCAGTAACAAGAAATCGCTGGCTGCAAACCGGCGTGTTACTGTCGAGCTGCGTCGCTAGCAGACTCCGCTACTCGGTTTTTTCTCCACGATTCAAGCGCGAGTATTTCGAGTTCCAGTAGACTTCGCCGCTACCATCGCTATGCGCCTGAGCCCTGCTGATAATAAAAAGCAGGTCCGATAAACGATTGATATAGCGACAGGTGATCGGGTTAATTTCTTTCTGGTCATTTAAACCCACCAGCGCCCGTTCGACGCGTCGGCACACGGTTCTCGCTAGATGCAGGCAGGCGATCGCCTGTGAACCACCCGGTAAAATAAACTCTTTTAGCTCGCTCAGCTCGGCATTGAATTCATCGGCACTGGTTTCGAGACCCGCGACATAGTCATCTGTTATTAGCTGTTTGCCGGGCTGGCACAGTTCGGCCCCGATATCGAACAGGTCATGCTGCACGGCGAACAGCACCTGCTGTGCTGGCCCATCATCGAGCAGGCTCAGTGCAAGACCAATACAGGCATTGAGTTCATCGACCTCGCCCATGCAATGCACGCGGGGATCGTTTTTCGCGAGCCTACTGCCATCCGCCAGCCCGGTCGTCCCCTGATCCCCGGTGCGGGTATATACTTTTGTCAGTCTATTACCCATTATTCAAAGCGATAGCCTGCGGTTAACGTGAAATTACGCTCTGGACTGGGCTGATAAACAGGCCCAAGACCGTTGTTGGTAACAAAGTCTGCATACTCCTCATCCGCCAGGTTGTTGATCCTGAAGTTTACATCCCATGCCTTGTATTGGTAAGCAATACCCGCATTGTATACTGTGTTCGAACCGATTTTGCCAAACTCGTTGGCATTATCGCCCTGTGCGTACCTCGGGGAGCTGTATTGGTATTCAAGGTAAGTCGTGAAGTAATCGTTTATACGATAATCACCGCGTAGTTTGGCAATCGCATCCGAAACACCCGAGATGTCCTTGCCGTCAAAAGTGCCGGAACCGAATTCGGCATCTACTATCCCGATCTCTGTCCTGAGATCTAACGATGCGCTGAGCTGACTGAATAACGACAGGGTCAGGCCATTACGCCGGGTGTCTTCGAGATTGACGTTTTCTCCAAACATACCTGCATTAGGATCAAATTCGATTTCGTCTTCCAGGTCGAGCCGATAAATCGAAGCGATCAACTGGTGAACGCCACGGGTAATTTCTACGCCGATTTCGTAGGATTCGCCGGTCTGGGTGTCGAGGATTTCATCAGGTGTTGCCAGGGCTAGCTCGTTAACCTTGGCAAAGCGAAAATTTTGATCCAGGCGAGCCGTAATCCGGGTTCGCGGGTCGACGAATAAGGCGAGCCCCAGTTCGGCTACGGTGATGTCGTCATCATACTCACCTCCATCTGGAAAAGCGGTACCATCGATAAAGTCGTTTTCTACATCGGTGTGTCGCATTCCAAAAGTCAGCTGTGTCATTTCGGTAAGCTGGGGATTGATCTGAAAATACAGACTCTTGCTTTCCTGTTCATTACTGGAGGCTGTTTCTCCCGGGAAGCCAAAAAATACAAAAGGTATTTCAAGCTCATAATCTACCTCTTCAAGGTCGATGCCGATCACGTAGGGAATTTCGATTCCGTTGAAAAAAATGCCGGAAAGCTTTGGATTGATACTGTTGTTTTCCCGGTCATCGAAGCCAGCCATCTGGCTCGGATTGTCACGGAAACTCTGAAAAATATCGGCATCGGTGTTGCGCTGCGTTGCATCGATGCTAAAGCGATGTGCACCCAGGTCGCGTGCGTATCCGAGTCTGAAAACACTGATGTCTTCGTTGCGAAAATCGTTGCTAAATGCAGAATTTATCTGCGTCGGATCGTCTTCAAACTCGTCTTCAAATAATGCCCCGGGTAACTCCAGATCATTGTCGATTTGCTGTAACTCGATAAAAAAACTGTTCTCTTCCTTGCCGTATTCCAAAACGCCGCTGAAACTGGTGTTATCTTCCTTGTTGTGGTCGCGGTAATTATCGGCTTCGAAGGTGCCGGCGGACAGGCGATAACCCAGCGTAGGCGAGAGGCGTCGTGAAGAGCTGAAATCGATGCCACGGTAGTCGAAGCTACCAACGCGAGTACTGACCTGGTGAAAATTGTCATCCGGCTTTTTGGTAATGATGTTGATGACTCCGCCGACTGCCTGATCGCCATACAGGCTACCGGCACTGCCGACCATCACTTCAATACGTTCGATATCCCTTGGAAGAATATGGTGCAAATCTGGTGAAGCAGTATCGCTATAATTGAGACGACGCCCGTTTACGAGAATCAGGGTATTTGCATTCGCGGTTGACGAAAATCCGCGCACGCTGACGTTAATCTGGCTGCCACTACCGAACAGATCGTCTACCTGTACTCCCGGAATACCGCGTAATACCTCGCTGGTAGTCGACACCCCACTAGACTTGATCTGTTCGGAGGTAAGCACGTAAACCGTGGCGCTGGAATTGTTTTGTACCTGCTCGGTTCGGGTTGGAGTGATGACGATGGGCCCGAGATCGGCGGGACTGCCGAGCGGCAGTGCAAGCAGGCAAGCACCGGCTATAATAATACGATTGGATTTCATGTGGTTCTCGCTGAAATAGGGAGACACACACAGTTGGCGAGAAGTTGGTCCAACGCGACAGGCTGTGAGAATTACCACCCGTAATTCTGGTCTTGTTTATTTCACTTTCAGGCCGGTCTCCGGACTTGGAAGCGGAAAAACTTCCTTTACCGTTGCGGGGGCAGTACTCGATTTTCGCGAGTTTCCCGATTCTCGTGTTTCCACGCACCTGAAAACGTGGCGCAATGATTATGAAAGTAACCAGGTTTGTCCAGTCGGTTTTGATAATTTGTCGCAACCAGGCAAGGTTTGCGTCGGTTCCGGTTCTATCGCATGATCTAATTTCTACATCACAATCGTTGGTAAGTCGGTACAGAAAGTGAATTCTCAATTCCCGCCAATCGGTAATTACCGCCTGCTGAAGAAAATCGCCACGGGTTCGACTGCGTTAGTGTACGAAGCTATCGATCTTAGCAGTCAAAATCGTGTTGCCCTGAAGGTCATGCGAATTCGCAAGGACGAGAAAATTGAGCGGGATCGCATCGATCACTGGCTGCACGAGGCAGTTATCGTATCGCAACTCGATCACGAGAATATCGTCAAGATCTACGATGCCGAAAAAATGGGCGATGGTGCCTTTATCGCGATGGATTACATTTCGGGTTACTCGATGTCCCTGCGCTTGCGCAAACGTGAATACCTGACGGTAGGGGAGTGCATTCGCATCTCGAAGGCGATGTTGAGGGCGTTATCGGTGGCACATGAGCATGGGGTGATACATGGCGACATCAA
This Gammaproteobacteria bacterium DNA region includes the following protein-coding sequences:
- a CDS encoding TonB-dependent receptor, coding for MKSNRIIIAGACLLALPLGSPADLGPIVITPTRTEQVQNNSSATVYVLTSEQIKSSGVSTTSEVLRGIPGVQVDDLFGSGSQINVSVRGFSSTANANTLILVNGRRLNYSDTASPDLHHILPRDIERIEVMVGSAGSLYGDQAVGGVINIITKKPDDNFHQVSTRVGSFDYRGIDFSSSRRLSPTLGYRLSAGTFEADNYRDHNKEDNTSFSGVLEYGKEENSFFIELQQIDNDLELPGALFEDEFEDDPTQINSAFSNDFRNEDISVFRLGYARDLGAHRFSIDATQRNTDADIFQSFRDNPSQMAGFDDRENNSINPKLSGIFFNGIEIPYVIGIDLEEVDYELEIPFVFFGFPGETASSNEQESKSLYFQINPQLTEMTQLTFGMRHTDVENDFIDGTAFPDGGEYDDDITVAELGLALFVDPRTRITARLDQNFRFAKVNELALATPDEILDTQTGESYEIGVEITRGVHQLIASIYRLDLEDEIEFDPNAGMFGENVNLEDTRRNGLTLSLFSQLSASLDLRTEIGIVDAEFGSGTFDGKDISGVSDAIAKLRGDYRINDYFTTYLEYQYSSPRYAQGDNANEFGKIGSNTVYNAGIAYQYKAWDVNFRINNLADEEYADFVTNNGLGPVYQPSPERNFTLTAGYRFE
- the lpdA gene encoding dihydrolipoyl dehydrogenase produces the protein MSEKELLLPDIGDFENVEVIEMHVAVGDTVKIEDPLLTLESDKATMDIPSPFAGTIKQLNVAVGDKISEGGKLGLIETSAAASGSKLDAKSAKSEAAKQPPAKAEKAAPAAPGNADIDAELVVLGAGPGGYTAAFRAADLGKKVVLIERYESLGGVCLNVGCIPSKALLHTAQIINEADHMKANGVTFGKPKIDLPGINQFKSKVVGKLTGGLSGLARQRKVTVVHGVAEFIDKNNIQVDKNGAVTRIKFEHCIIAAGSQPTEIPPFPNDDPRLMDSTDALELNDVPKKLLIVGGGIIGLEMATVYHALGSEITVVEFMDTLIPGCDKDLLRGLTKIISKRYKAILLNTKVSAIKAQKNGLKVSFEGDKAPAPALFNKVLVAVGRRPNGNKIGADKAGVNVDEAGFIAVDKQMRTNVPNIFAIGDIVGNPMLAHKATHEGKVAAEVIAGMKSYFEPLTIPSVAYTDPEVAWMGLSEADAKAQGIEYEKGAFPWAASGRSLGIDRDEGMTKVIFDKESKRILGAGIVGPNAGELIAETVLALEMGADAEDIGLTIHPHPTLSETFNFAAEMAEGTITDLYIPRKK
- a CDS encoding alpha/beta fold hydrolase — encoded protein: MAELHFTSNGSGQPLVVLHGLFGSGKNWQTHARQFASRYRVVTIDLRNHGDSFHADEMNYPVMANDVEALLRQLDIDKCYILGHSMGGKVAMALALQNTDLFAAMIVADIAPVAYFHHYDDLIDPILALRLDRLESRAEADQLLRQNIPEDQLRAFLLQNLIRESSGWRWRVNWQVIQRDIEWLTGFIDLPADEVIEVPTLFLRGEKSDYIGDAEIEVINRIFSKPSITTIEDAGHWLHAENPDAFSSAVLDFLQLN
- a CDS encoding OmpA family protein, yielding MALRLIALFILLPGLCAPAQALERRYQASMDVSQWTLSQNSAIGCRIEHQIPRFGRAVFTQEAGRGLKLELDTSHRFAKGINVELRSEANAWNASGTRAVLARFETSGRKGLFKIPSTIAEQAYFELRKGYQPGFLFYDDQPMIASLSSVRFGEVETEFNQCVARLYRHNFNDVRVSSIHFEPDNEFASIREEESAFVNMLDYLKVDSAISEIVVTGHTDNTGLACYNDGLSERRAWYVYDLLIARGIDSKLLRVDYVGEQNPARNGSNKKSLAANRRVTVELRR
- a CDS encoding cob(I)yrinic acid a,c-diamide adenosyltransferase, with the protein product MGNRLTKVYTRTGDQGTTGLADGSRLAKNDPRVHCMGEVDELNACIGLALSLLDDGPAQQVLFAVQHDLFDIGAELCQPGKQLITDDYVAGLETSADEFNAELSELKEFILPGGSQAIACLHLARTVCRRVERALVGLNDQKEINPITCRYINRLSDLLFIISRAQAHSDGSGEVYWNSKYSRLNRGEKTE
- a CDS encoding dihydrolipoyllysine-residue acetyltransferase; amino-acid sequence: MAENKTITLPDVGDFQDIEIIEILVAAGDEVEAEQSIIVLESDKATMEIPTPYDGTIESILVSVGDRLNEGDKIATLSASDGATEAQAAESAPASVKDSAPATAAVPDSAPVPEVRDAAPSTPDPSFAKAEASPGKTMRPHPGTGVDQADSSRNTMIHASPSIRRYARELGVNLEQVIASGAKGRIVKADVKAFVKSAMTGSAAPGATGISVGSIPEVDHSKFGEIETVALSRIQKISGAHLHRSWVNVPHVTQFDDADITELEAFRKSLAKEAEKKSVRLTPLVFLMKAVVSALQEFPTFNASLDARGENLILKKYFHIGIAVDTPSGLVVPVVRDVDQKGLFELAAELGEVSLRARDGKLSPTDMQGGCFTISSLGGIGGTYFTPIVNAPEVAILGVSRSKMQPVYLDGEFEPRLILPLGLSYDHRVIDGAQAARFTTFLSQVISDIRRILL